GCAAGTAAGAAGGCAACAAGCAATACCGCTGTACAGATTTTGAAACAACCGAAAGAAGAAGCATGGAAATTACACGACTGCACGTAGGCAAACGCCTTTCTGAAGTAGCGATACACAACAACACCATCTACCTGGCGGGACAGATCGCGGAAGACACCACGCAAGGCATCGTCGGCCAGACGCGTGAAGTGCTCGGCCACGTCGACCGTTTGCTGATGGAAGCGGGCAGCGACAAGACCTGCATCCTGTCGTGCCAGATCTACATCGCCGACATGAAGGATTTCGACGGCATGAATGAAGTGTGGGACGACTGGGTCGCTTCCGGTCACACGCCGCCGCGCGCCACGGTGGAAGCGAAACTGGCCAATCCGGCTTGCTTGGTAGAAATCGTCATCATCGCTGCAGAGCGCTAAGTTATTGAGTTGTTAAGTTTATAAGGTATCACATGGTTTCCATCTCGGCCCCGAATAGCGCCACCTCGGAACAACTGGTAGAGGGCTTGAGTGCGCCGGACTGCGCGCGCGTGCTGGACGCGCTCGCGTATGCCACCGCAGCGTATGGCGACAAGCAGACCTTTGCCGGCCGCTCCGCGCTGGACTTCGCCATCGGCGTGGCCACCACCCTGGCGTTCCTGCGCAGC
This window of the Janthinobacterium agaricidamnosum genome carries:
- a CDS encoding RidA family protein; this translates as MEITRLHVGKRLSEVAIHNNTIYLAGQIAEDTTQGIVGQTREVLGHVDRLLMEAGSDKTCILSCQIYIADMKDFDGMNEVWDDWVASGHTPPRATVEAKLANPACLVEIVIIAAER